The genomic segment GAGTACCTCAATGCTTGACCCAACAGGACGGGCAGAGATTATGCGTGTGATTCGTGAAATCAAAGATAAATATCACTTGACAGTTTTGTCTATCACGCATGACCTTGATGAAGCAGCAAGTTCTGATCGGATTTTAGTGATGAGAGCGGGCGAAATTATCAAGGAAGCGGCACCATCGGAGCTTTTTGCGACAAGTGAGGATATGGTGGAGATAGGTCTCGATGTTCCATTTTCATCAAACTTGATGAAGGATTTGCGTACGAAGGGTTTTGAGTTACCAGAGAAGTACTTATCAGAAGATGAGTTGGTTGAATTTTTAGCTAAGGATATTCAAAAATGATAATTCGTGAAGCTGTTGAAGAAGATTAGGCAGTTTTAAATGAATTCGACTTTTGTACTATCCTATGGCTTTATCTTCACTTTCTACTTAAATATTAAAGTTTATGTTTTATTCTTGAGCTCCTTTTTAAGTCTGTTAAATGGGAAAACTTAATCTTCGCAAGGCTGTAGTTTATCTAATAATTCTTTTTAGAAAAATATTAGACAAACGAGCATCAGCACAGGAGATTAGTGAGCTCTGTGCTGATTTTACATTATAGAGTTGATAAACACTGAACTAGCAATAATTTCCACAAAGAATTTTGAGATGAAATATGAGTATTAAATTTGAAAAAGTAAATTACACTTACCAACCTAATACCCCTTTTGCAAGTCGAGCGCTTTTCGATATTGACTTGGAGGTTCAAAAGGGAAGTTACACAGCAATTATTGGGCACACAGGTTCTGGTAAATCCACACTTTTGCAGCATTTGAATGGACTTTTGCAGCCGACAGAAGGGACTGTTACTGTCGGAGATATTGTCGTTAAATCAACGAGCAAGCAAAAAGAAATCAAACCTGTCCGCAAAAAAGTAGGGGTTGTTTTCCAATTTCCAGAAGCGCAGCTTTTTGAGGAAACAGTGCTAAAAGATGTAGCTTTTGGTCCTCAAAACTTTGGTGTATCAAAAGAAGCAGCCGAAAAAATCGCGGCTGATAAACTTCAACTTGTAGGACTTGCTGAAAATTTTTGGGAGAAATCACCCTTTGAACTTTCTGGGGGACAAATGCGTCGCGTTGCGATAGCGGGTATTCTCGCTATGGAGCCAGAGGTATTGGTGCTTGATGAACCAACGGCTGGACTTGATCCTAAAGCCCGTATTGAGATGATGGAACTTTTTGAGAGCATTCATGAATCAGGTCAAACGGTCGTTTTAGTGACACATTTGATGGACGATGTCGCAAATTATGCGGATTATGTCTATCTTCTTGAGAAGGGACGTATTATTAGTTGCGGAACGCCAGAAGATGTTTTTCAAGAAGTT from the Lactococcus allomyrinae genome contains:
- a CDS encoding energy-coupling factor ABC transporter ATP-binding protein, which codes for MSIKFEKVNYTYQPNTPFASRALFDIDLEVQKGSYTAIIGHTGSGKSTLLQHLNGLLQPTEGTVTVGDIVVKSTSKQKEIKPVRKKVGVVFQFPEAQLFEETVLKDVAFGPQNFGVSKEAAEKIAADKLQLVGLAENFWEKSPFELSGGQMRRVAIAGILAMEPEVLVLDEPTAGLDPKARIEMMELFESIHESGQTVVLVTHLMDDVANYADYVYLLEKGRIISCGTPEDVFQEVDFLKSHELGVPKATEFASQLQKTGAVSFEKFPITRDNLVSMLTEAKFGADRNLSGLTDKKGGEHH